One part of the Lemur catta isolate mLemCat1 chromosome 13, mLemCat1.pri, whole genome shotgun sequence genome encodes these proteins:
- the LATS2 gene encoding serine/threonine-protein kinase LATS2 isoform X2: MQEMAGRALKQTGSRSIEAALEYISKMGYLDPRNEQIVRVIKQTSPGKGLGPAPVARRPSFEGTRSDSFTSYHQLSGAAYEGPGFGADSPAALEEVPRQYMDFLFPGVAPHGVPGHQHQPKGYGGGVEAAAHFPPQGPHYGRPPLLAQAEPLGYGVQRSPSFQNKAPPEAGGFASLPAKGQGGPPSAGLAFPPAAAGLYVPHAHHKQPGPAAHQLHAVGSRGLVFAGDSPPQGLLAPSRNSLNVDLYDLGGAPVPQWPAATLARRNSLQKPGLEAPLRQHVAFRPDGPVPSRTNSFNSHQPRAGAPAKAEPSLPAPNTVTAVTAAHILHPVKSVRVLRPEPQTAVGPSHPAWVAAPAPVPAPAVEGLDAKDEHGRALGCAGAYPRDADFGGPDRRCPPPPYPKHLLLRSKSEQFDLDGLCAGVEQGLRGGAAEPGDKGHKSAKGDKGGKDKKQIQTSPVPVRKNSRDEEKRESRIKSYSPYAFKFFMEQHVENVIKTYQQKVNRRLQLEQEMAKAGLCEAEQEQMRKILYQKESNYNRLKRAKMDKSMFVKIKTLGIGAFGEVCLACKVDTHALYAMKTLRKKDVLNRNQVAHVKAERDILAEADNEWVVKLYYSFQDKDSLYFVMDYIPGGDMMSLLIRMEVFPEHLARFYIAELTLAIESVHKMGFIHRDIKPDNILIDLDGHIKLTDFGLCTGFRWTHNSKYYQKGNHVRQDSMEPSDLWDDVSNCRCGDRLKTLEQRARKQHQRCLAHSLVGTPNYIAPEVLLRKGYTQLCDWWSVGVILFEMLVGQPPFLAPTPTETQLKVINWENTLHIPAQVKLSPEARDLITKLCCAADHRLGRDGADDLKAHAFFSAIDFSSDIRKQPAPYVPTISHPMDTSNFDPVDEESPWSDASEGSAKAWDTLTSPNSKHPEHAFYEFTFRRFFDDNGYPFRCPKPSGAEAAPSEGSDVENPSLADQAEGCQPVYV; the protein is encoded by the exons ATGCAG GAGATGGCGGGCAGAGCGCTCAAGCAGACTGGCAGCAGGAGCATCGAGGCCGCCCTGGAGTACATCAGCAAGATGGGCTACCTGGACCCCAGGAATGAGCAGATCGTGCGGGTCATTAAGCAGACCTCCCCGg GAAAGGGCCTGGGGCCAGCCCCTGTGGCGCGGAGGCCCAGCTTCGAGGGAACCCGCAGCGACTCCTTCACGTCCTACCACCAGCTGAGCGGCGCGGCCTACGAGGGGCCGGGCTTCGGCGCTGACAGTCCCGCGGCCCTGGAGGAGGTGCCACGGCAGTACATGGACTTCCTCTTCCCCGGGGTCGCGCCCCACGGCGTGCCTGGCCACCAGCACCAGCCCAAGGGCTACGGCGGCGGCGTGGAGGCGGCGGCGCACTTCCCGCCGCAGGGCCCGCACTACGGCCGGCCGCCCCTGCTGGCGCAGGCGGAGCCCCTGGGCTACGGCGTGCAGCGCAGCCCGTCCTTCCAGAACAAGGCGCCGCCCGAGGCGGGGGGCTTCGCCAGCCTGCCTGCCAAGGGCCAGGGCGGCCCCCCGAGCGCCGGCCTCGCCttcccgcccgccgccgccgggcTGTACGTGCCGCACGCGCACCACAAgcagcccggccccgccgcccaCCAGCTGCACGCGGTGGGCTCCCGCGGCCTGGTGTTTGCTGGCGACAGCCCTCCGCAGGGCCTGCTGGCCCCCTCCCGTAACAGCCTCAACGTGGACCTGTACGACCTGGGCGGCGCCCCGGTCCCGCAGTGGCCGGCCGCCACCCTGGCCCGCCGGAACTCCCTGCAGAAGCCGGGCCTGGAGGCGCCGCTGCGCCAGCACGTGGCCTTCCGGCCCGACGGCCCGGTGCCCAGCAGGACCAACTCCTTCAACAGCCACCAGCCGCGGGCCGGCGCTCCCGCCAAGGCCGAGCCCTCGCTGCCCGCCCCCAACACCGTCACGGCGGTCACGGCCGCCCACATCCTGCACCCGGTGAAGAGCGTGCGGGTGCTGCGGCCCGAGCCGCAGACGGCCGTGGGGCCGTCGCACCCCGCCTGGGTGGCCGCGCCCGCGCCCGTGCCCGCGCCGGCCGTGGAGGGGCTGGACGCCAAGGACGAGCACGGCCGGGCGCTGGGCTGCGCGGGCGCCTACCCGCGGGACGCGGACTTCGGCGGCCCGGACCGCAGGTGCCCGCCGCCGCCCTACCCGAAGCACCTGCTGCTGCGCAGCAAGTCGGAGCAGTTCGACCTGGACGGCCTGTGCGCGGGCGTGGAGCAGGGCCTCCGCGGGGGCGCGGCCGAGCCCGGCGACAAGGGCCACAAGAGCGCCAAGGGGGACAAGGGCGGGAAGGATAAAAAGCAGATCCAGACCTCCCCCGTTCCCGTCCGCAAAAATAGCAGAGACGAAGAGAAGAGAGAGTCGCGCATCAAGAGCTACTCGCCGTATGCCTTCAAGTTCTTCATGGAGCAGCACGTGGAAAACGTCATAAAAACCTACCAACAGAAGGTCAACCGGAGGTTGCAGCTGGAGCAGGAAATGGCCAAa GCTGGGCTCTGTGAAGCGGAGCAGGAACAGATGAGGAAGATCCTCTACCAGAAGGAGTCTAATTACAACAGGCTGAAGAGGGCCAAGATGGACAAGTCTATGTTTGTGAAAATCAAAACCCTGGGGATTGGTGCCTTTGGAGAAGTGTGCCTTGCTTGTAAGGTGGACACGCATGCCCTGTATGCCATGAAGACGCTGAGGAAGAAGGACGTCCTGAACCGGAATCAGGTGGCCCACGTCAAGGCTGAGAGGGACATCCTGGCCGAGGCAGACAATGAGTGGGTGGTTAAACTCTACTACTCCTTCCAGGACAAAGACAGCCTATACTTTGTGATGGACTACATCCCGGGCGGGGACATGATGAGCCTGCTGATCCGGATGGAGGTCTTCCCCGAGCACCTCGCCCGGTTCTACATCGCAGAGCTGACTTTGGCCATCGAGAGTGTCCACAAGATGGGCTTCATCCACCGAGACATCAAGCCCGACAACATTTTGATAGATCTGGATGGCCACATCAAACTCACAGATTTTGGCCTGTGCACTGGCTTCAGGTGGACTCACAATTCCAAGTACTACCAGAAAG GGAACCACGTCAGACAGGACAGCATGGAGCCCAGCGACCTCTGGGACGACGTGTCCAACTGTCGGTGTGGAGACAGGCTGAAGACCCTGGAGCAGAGGGCGCGGAAGCAGCACCAGCGGTGCCTGGCGCATTCCCTGGTGGGGACTCCAAACTACATCGCGCCTGAGGTGCTCCTCCGCAAAG GGTACACTCAGCTCTGTGACTGGTGGAGCGTTGGAGTGATTCTCTTCGAGATGCTGGTAGGACAGCCACCCTTTTTGGCACCTACTCCCACAGAAACCCAGCTGAAG GTGATAAACTGGGAGAACACACTCCACATTCCAGCCCAGGTCAAGCTGAGCCCCGAGGCCAGGGACCTCATCACCAAGCTGTGCTGCGCCGCAGACCACCGCCTGGGGCGGGACGGGGCCGACGACCTGAAGGCCCACGCGTTCTTCAGCGCCATCGACTTCTCCAGCGACATCCGGAAGCAGCCAGCCCCCTACGTTCCCACCATCAGCCACCCCATGGACACCTCGAACTTCGACCCCGTGGATGAAGAAAGCCCTTGGAGTGATGCTAGTGAAGGCAGCGCCAAGGCCTGGGACACGCTCACCTCCCCCAATAGCAAGCACCCCGAGCACGCGTTCTACGAGTTCACCTTCCGAAGGTTCTTCGACGACAATGGCTACCCCTTTAGATGCCCGAAGCCTTCGGGAGCAGAAGCTGCACCGTCCGAGGGCTCAGACGTAGAAAACCCCAGTCTGGCGGACCAGGCTGAGGGCTGCCAGCCGGTGTACGTGTAG